One Streptomyces sp. RPA4-2 genomic window carries:
- a CDS encoding TM2 domain-containing protein: MTVPTPDAPYGYDPQGRPYSDKSKIVAGVLQLFLGGFGAGRFYVGSTGVALGQLFTCGGLGIWALVDAILFFTSNDRTDKQGRVLRG; encoded by the coding sequence ATGACCGTCCCCACCCCTGACGCCCCCTACGGCTACGACCCGCAGGGCCGTCCCTACTCCGACAAGTCCAAGATCGTCGCGGGCGTCCTCCAGCTGTTCCTGGGCGGATTCGGCGCCGGCCGCTTCTACGTCGGTTCCACCGGTGTGGCCCTCGGCCAGCTCTTCACCTGCGGCGGCCTCGGCATCTGGGCCCTGGTCGACGCGATCCTGTTCTTCACGAGCAACGACCGCACCGACAAGCAGGGCCGCGTACTGCGCGGCTGA
- a CDS encoding succinate dehydrogenase iron-sulfur subunit, producing MATPTLDKADSAGQPEAGFADSPYITATFRIRRFNPEVSADAVWEDFQLEIDPKERVLDALHKIKWDQDGTLTFRRSCAHGICGSDAMRINGKNRLACKTLIKDINPAKPITVEAIKGLTVLKDLVVDMDPFFQAYRDVMPFLITKDTNEPTRERLQSAEDRERFDDTTKCILCAACTSSCPVFWNDGQYFGPAAIVNAHRFIFDSRDEAGEQRLEILNDKDGVWRCRTTFNCTDACPRGIEVTKAIQEVKRALITRRF from the coding sequence ATGGCTACCCCGACTCTCGACAAGGCGGACAGCGCCGGCCAGCCCGAGGCGGGCTTCGCCGACTCGCCGTACATCACCGCCACGTTCCGCATCCGCCGCTTCAACCCCGAGGTCTCGGCGGACGCGGTCTGGGAAGACTTCCAGCTGGAGATCGACCCGAAGGAGCGTGTCCTCGACGCGCTGCACAAGATCAAGTGGGACCAGGACGGCACGCTCACCTTCCGCCGTTCCTGCGCGCACGGCATCTGCGGCTCGGACGCCATGCGGATCAACGGCAAGAACCGCCTCGCCTGCAAGACGCTGATCAAGGACATCAACCCCGCCAAGCCGATCACGGTCGAGGCCATCAAGGGCCTGACGGTCCTGAAGGACCTCGTGGTCGACATGGACCCGTTCTTCCAGGCGTACCGCGACGTGATGCCCTTCCTCATCACGAAGGACACCAACGAGCCGACGCGTGAGCGTCTGCAGAGCGCCGAGGACCGCGAGCGCTTCGACGACACCACCAAGTGCATCCTCTGCGCGGCGTGCACGTCGTCCTGCCCGGTGTTCTGGAACGACGGCCAGTACTTCGGCCCGGCCGCGATCGTGAACGCGCACCGCTTCATCTTCGACAGCCGTGACGAAGCGGGCGAGCAGCGCCTGGAGATCCTCAACGACAAGGACGGCGTGTGGCGTTGCCGCACCACGTTCAACTGCACGGACGCCTGCCCTCGCGGTATCGAGGTCACGAAGGCGATCCAGGAGGTCAAGCGCGCGCTGATCACGCGTCGCTTCTGA
- the sdhA gene encoding succinate dehydrogenase flavoprotein subunit — MQIHKYDTVIVGAGGAGMRAAIEATKRSRTAVLTKLYPTRSHTGAAQGGMAAALANVEEDNWEWHTFDTVKGGDYLVDQDAAEILAKEAIDSVLDLEKMGLPFNRTPEGRIDQRRFGGHSRNHGEAPVRRSCYAADRTGHMILQTLYQNCVKEGVEFFNEFYVLDQLITEVDGVKRSAGVVAYELATGEIHVFQAKSVIYASGGTGKFFKVTSNAHTLTGDGQAAVYRRGLPLEDMEFFQFHPTGIWRMGILLTEGARGEGGILRNKDGERFMEKYAPVMKDLASRDVVSRSIYTEIREGRGCGPEGDHVYLDLTHLPPEQLDAKLPDITEFARTYLGIEPYTDPIPIQPTAHYAMGGIPTNVQGEVLSDNTTVVPGLYAAGEVACVSVHGANRLGTNSLLDINVFGRRAGIAAAEYSAKADYVELPENPASQVVRQVEHLRDSTGTERVATIRLELQECMDANVMVFRTEQTIKTAVEKIAELRERYKNVSIQDKGKRFNTDLLEAIELGNLLDLAEVMAVSALARKESRGGHYREDYPNRDDVNFMRHTMAYREVGDDGTESIRLDYKPVVQTRYQPMERKY; from the coding sequence ATGCAGATCCATAAGTACGACACCGTCATCGTCGGCGCCGGCGGCGCCGGCATGCGCGCCGCCATCGAGGCGACGAAGCGCAGCCGCACCGCCGTGCTGACGAAGCTCTACCCCACCCGCTCCCACACGGGCGCGGCGCAGGGCGGCATGGCCGCCGCGCTGGCCAACGTGGAGGAGGACAACTGGGAGTGGCACACCTTCGACACCGTCAAGGGCGGTGACTACCTGGTCGACCAGGACGCCGCCGAGATCCTGGCGAAGGAGGCCATCGACTCGGTCCTCGACCTGGAGAAGATGGGCCTGCCGTTCAACCGGACGCCCGAGGGCCGGATCGACCAGCGCCGTTTCGGCGGTCACTCCCGCAACCACGGCGAGGCCCCGGTCCGCCGGTCCTGCTACGCCGCGGACCGCACCGGCCACATGATCCTCCAGACGCTGTACCAGAACTGCGTCAAGGAGGGCGTGGAGTTCTTCAACGAGTTCTACGTGCTCGACCAGCTGATCACCGAGGTCGACGGCGTGAAGCGCTCGGCCGGCGTGGTCGCGTACGAGCTGGCGACCGGCGAGATCCACGTCTTCCAGGCGAAGTCCGTGATCTACGCCTCCGGCGGCACCGGCAAGTTCTTCAAGGTGACGTCCAACGCGCACACGCTGACCGGTGACGGCCAGGCCGCGGTCTACCGTCGCGGACTGCCGCTGGAGGACATGGAGTTCTTCCAGTTCCACCCGACCGGCATCTGGCGCATGGGCATCCTGCTGACGGAGGGCGCCCGCGGTGAGGGCGGCATCCTCCGCAACAAGGACGGCGAGCGCTTCATGGAGAAGTACGCGCCGGTCATGAAGGACCTCGCGTCCCGTGACGTCGTCTCCCGCTCCATCTACACGGAGATCCGTGAGGGCCGCGGCTGCGGTCCCGAGGGCGACCACGTCTACCTCGACCTCACGCACCTCCCGCCGGAGCAGCTCGACGCGAAGCTCCCCGACATCACCGAGTTCGCCCGTACGTACCTCGGCATCGAGCCCTACACGGACCCGATCCCGATCCAGCCCACCGCGCACTACGCCATGGGCGGCATCCCGACGAACGTCCAGGGTGAGGTGCTGAGCGACAACACCACGGTCGTCCCCGGCCTGTACGCGGCCGGCGAGGTCGCCTGCGTGTCCGTGCACGGCGCCAACCGCCTGGGCACGAACTCGCTCCTGGACATCAACGTGTTCGGGCGCCGCGCGGGCATCGCCGCGGCCGAGTACTCGGCGAAGGCCGACTACGTCGAGCTGCCCGAGAACCCTGCCTCGCAGGTCGTCAGGCAGGTCGAGCACCTGCGCGACTCCACGGGCACGGAGCGGGTCGCGACGATCCGCCTCGAGCTGCAGGAGTGCATGGACGCCAACGTGATGGTGTTCCGCACCGAGCAGACGATCAAGACGGCGGTCGAGAAGATCGCGGAGCTGCGCGAGCGCTACAAGAACGTCTCGATCCAGGACAAGGGCAAGCGGTTCAACACGGACCTCCTCGAGGCCATCGAGCTGGGCAACCTGCTCGACCTGGCCGAGGTCATGGCCGTCTCCGCGCTCGCCCGCAAGGAGTCCCGCGGCGGTCACTACCGCGAGGACTACCCGAACCGCGACGACGTCAACTTCATGCGCCACACCATGGCGTACCGCGAGGTCGGCGACGACGGCACCGAGTCCATCCGTCTCGACTACAAGCCGGTCGTCCAGACCCGCTACCAGCCGATGGAGCGTAAGTACTGA
- a CDS encoding succinate dehydrogenase hydrophobic membrane anchor subunit, whose product MSTTETAASGIGPVEGAGAYSAYGVDNPAPLIEAPRKRTKKTPKSTRGNFEMYGWLFMRLSGIVLVVLVLGHLLIQLVLDGGVSKIGFAFVAGRWASPWWQAWDLAMLWLAMLHGANGLRTVINDYAERANTRLWLKGLLYTATVFTILLGTLVIFTFDPNIR is encoded by the coding sequence ATGTCCACCACAGAGACCGCCGCTTCCGGCATCGGCCCCGTCGAGGGCGCGGGCGCGTACTCGGCGTACGGCGTCGACAACCCGGCGCCGCTCATCGAGGCGCCCCGCAAGCGCACCAAGAAGACCCCGAAGTCGACGCGCGGCAATTTCGAGATGTACGGCTGGCTCTTCATGCGCCTGTCCGGCATCGTCCTCGTCGTCCTGGTCCTCGGCCACCTGCTCATCCAGCTCGTCCTCGACGGCGGAGTCTCCAAGATCGGCTTCGCGTTCGTCGCGGGCCGCTGGGCGTCCCCGTGGTGGCAGGCCTGGGACCTCGCGATGCTGTGGCTCGCCATGCTGCACGGCGCCAACGGCCTGCGCACGGTCATCAACGACTACGCCGAGCGCGCGAACACCCGCCTGTGGCTCAAGGGCCTGCTCTACACCGCGACGGTGTTCACCATCCTGCTGGGCACGCTGGTGATCTTCACCTTCGACCCGAACATCCGCTAG
- the sdhC gene encoding succinate dehydrogenase, cytochrome b556 subunit yields MPAGTLYRGREGMWSWVAHRVTGVLIFFFLFVHVLDTALVRVSPEDYDRVVSTYKTPIVALLEYGLVAAILFHALNGLRVIAVDFWSKGPRYQKQMLWSVVGIWVVLMAGALYPVLGHAFREVFGS; encoded by the coding sequence GTGCCGGCTGGAACGCTGTACCGCGGCCGGGAAGGAATGTGGTCCTGGGTGGCTCATCGAGTCACCGGCGTCCTCATCTTCTTCTTCCTGTTCGTACACGTGCTGGACACCGCTCTCGTCCGTGTCTCCCCCGAGGACTACGACAGGGTCGTGTCCACGTACAAGACGCCGATCGTCGCGCTGTTGGAGTACGGCCTCGTCGCCGCCATCCTCTTCCACGCGCTCAACGGCCTGCGTGTCATCGCCGTCGACTTCTGGTCGAAGGGCCCGCGCTACCAGAAGCAGATGCTCTGGTCCGTCGTCGGTATCTGGGTCGTGCTGATGGCCGGGGCGCTGTACCCCGTCCTCGGGCACGCATTCCGCGAAGTCTTCGGGAGCTGA
- a CDS encoding 2-oxo-4-hydroxy-4-carboxy-5-ureidoimidazoline decarboxylase: MTSTGRHGTHPPPSHRRGPTLPAHRLPRLPGQVALPEQKSAPPSPGRLQHFNDAPADDVERALLTCCRNPRWAHRLAAHRPYPDLDALLAAADEAAYDLTPGDLAEALAGESLTPLPDGGYSAAHTALSAAHAAYESRFGHVFVICLDGIAPEEALDQVLGAIRSRLTNDREEERVTTADELRRLARGRLARLVQHFSAPPVLERPL; the protein is encoded by the coding sequence GTGACGTCCACAGGACGCCACGGCACGCACCCGCCGCCATCCCATCGCCGAGGACCCACGCTGCCCGCGCACCGTCTCCCACGCCTCCCCGGCCAGGTCGCCCTACCCGAGCAGAAGAGCGCGCCACCGTCCCCGGGCCGCCTGCAGCACTTCAACGACGCGCCCGCCGACGACGTCGAGCGCGCCCTGCTCACGTGCTGCCGCAATCCGCGCTGGGCCCACCGGCTGGCCGCCCACCGGCCCTACCCGGACCTGGACGCCCTGCTGGCCGCGGCCGACGAGGCGGCGTACGACCTCACGCCCGGCGATCTCGCCGAAGCACTGGCCGGCGAGTCACTCACCCCGCTCCCGGACGGCGGCTACTCCGCCGCCCACACCGCGCTGAGCGCCGCGCACGCCGCGTACGAAAGCCGCTTCGGGCATGTGTTCGTCATCTGTCTGGACGGCATAGCCCCCGAAGAAGCCCTCGATCAGGTGCTCGGCGCCATCCGGTCACGATTGACGAACGATCGGGAGGAGGAGCGGGTGACGACGGCGGACGAGTTGCGCCGCCTCGCCCGAGGCCGCCTGGCCCGCCTGGTGCAGCACTTCAGCGCGCCGCCCGTACTCGAGCGCCCCCTCTAG
- a CDS encoding DUF4328 domain-containing protein: MSDAPMSGAPMPVPAPLPTGIPVLPHGPAWLRSPVGLGRATAALLGLVVATDLFAIWADRTMYDVASALVDGRTGEGIRRKADHADSLYSAAGYAQTGALLATIVVFLVWFHRARVNAEVFDPFGHSKSRGWAIGGWFVPILNLWRPRRVMLDIWDASIRQGSRTTHGLVNVWWALWLASLVAYRDSTAEHRDARTALEIQHAAGRATFADAADIAAALLAILVVLRLTRMQHEKALRGPAGTAL; the protein is encoded by the coding sequence ATGTCCGATGCGCCTATGTCCGGTGCGCCCATGCCCGTCCCCGCGCCCCTGCCGACGGGCATCCCGGTGCTGCCGCACGGTCCCGCCTGGCTGAGGTCGCCGGTCGGCCTCGGAAGGGCCACCGCCGCGCTGCTCGGCCTGGTCGTCGCGACCGACCTCTTCGCGATCTGGGCGGACCGCACGATGTACGACGTGGCGTCCGCGCTGGTGGACGGCCGGACCGGGGAGGGCATCCGGCGGAAGGCGGACCACGCGGACTCGCTGTACTCCGCGGCCGGGTACGCGCAGACGGGCGCCCTGCTCGCGACGATCGTCGTCTTCCTCGTCTGGTTCCACCGGGCGCGGGTCAACGCCGAGGTGTTCGACCCCTTCGGTCACAGCAAGAGCCGCGGCTGGGCGATCGGCGGCTGGTTCGTGCCGATACTGAACCTGTGGCGCCCGCGCCGGGTCATGCTGGACATCTGGGACGCGAGCATCCGGCAGGGCTCTCGGACCACGCACGGCCTGGTCAACGTCTGGTGGGCGCTGTGGCTGGCCTCGCTGGTCGCCTACCGGGACTCCACGGCGGAGCACCGCGACGCCCGGACCGCGCTGGAGATCCAGCACGCGGCCGGCCGGGCGACGTTCGCGGACGCCGCCGACATCGCCGCCGCCCTGCTGGCGATCCTCGTCGTCCTGCGGCTGACCCGGATGCAGCACGAGAAGGCGCTGCGCGGACCGGCCGGGACCGCCCTCTGA
- a CDS encoding DHA2 family efflux MFS transporter permease subunit: protein MAANRRWWALVVIALAQLMVILDMTIVNIALPSAQTALRMSDGNRQWVITAYTLAFGGLLLLGGRIADLAGRRLAFMTGLLGFAAASALGGAATDSGMLFGARALQGVFAALLAPAALSLLTTTFTDPKERGKAFGVFGAIVGAGAAIGLLAGGLLTQYLDWRWCLYVNVPIALVAFAGAWVLLDGGGRYEDARLDVPGALLGSAGMLSLVYGFSEAESRSWGDGLVLGLLAAGVVLLGLFGLWQTRARVPLLPMSVVRDRQRVGAFLTILMVTIGMFGVFLFLTYYFQRVLGYSPLRTGLAYLPITVGMITGSTQVAARLLNRVPPRTLIVPGLLLAAGALAIIAQVGVAPAYASHVLPGMLMLGLGMGTAMMTCVSLATSSVAPRDAGAASATFNTAQQVGGSIGTALLNTIAASVTTRYATAHAGPGADRRALASRAAVHGFNVATWWAMGALLLAALIAGVVVNADRMPAAQGQPAPVPEPVDTVG from the coding sequence GTGGCCGCGAACCGCCGCTGGTGGGCGCTGGTTGTCATCGCCCTCGCCCAGCTCATGGTCATCCTCGACATGACCATCGTGAACATCGCCCTGCCGTCCGCCCAGACCGCGCTGCGCATGTCGGACGGGAACCGGCAGTGGGTCATCACCGCCTACACCCTGGCCTTCGGGGGCCTGTTGCTGCTCGGCGGCCGGATCGCCGACCTCGCCGGGCGCAGACTCGCGTTCATGACCGGCCTGTTGGGCTTCGCCGCCGCGTCCGCGCTGGGCGGCGCCGCGACCGACTCGGGGATGCTGTTCGGGGCACGCGCCCTGCAGGGCGTGTTCGCGGCGCTGCTCGCGCCCGCCGCCCTGTCGCTGCTCACCACGACGTTCACCGATCCCAAGGAACGCGGCAAGGCCTTCGGGGTGTTCGGCGCGATCGTCGGCGCGGGCGCGGCGATCGGACTGCTCGCGGGCGGCCTCCTCACCCAGTACCTCGACTGGCGCTGGTGTCTGTACGTCAACGTCCCCATCGCCCTCGTCGCGTTCGCGGGCGCCTGGGTGCTGCTCGACGGCGGCGGCCGCTACGAGGACGCGCGCCTCGACGTGCCGGGCGCGCTGCTCGGCTCCGCCGGCATGCTCTCGCTGGTGTACGGCTTCTCGGAGGCGGAGTCGCGGAGCTGGGGCGACGGACTGGTCCTCGGACTGCTGGCCGCCGGTGTCGTCCTGCTCGGCCTGTTCGGGCTGTGGCAGACCCGGGCCCGGGTGCCGCTGCTGCCGATGTCGGTGGTGAGGGACCGGCAGCGGGTCGGGGCGTTCCTCACCATCCTGATGGTCACCATCGGGATGTTCGGGGTCTTCCTCTTCCTGACGTACTACTTCCAGCGCGTCCTCGGGTACTCGCCGCTGAGGACCGGGCTCGCCTATCTCCCCATCACCGTCGGCATGATCACCGGCTCCACGCAGGTCGCGGCCCGGCTGCTGAACCGGGTCCCGCCGCGCACCCTGATCGTCCCGGGACTGCTGCTCGCCGCGGGCGCGTTGGCGATCATCGCGCAGGTCGGCGTGGCACCCGCGTACGCCTCGCACGTCCTGCCCGGCATGCTGATGCTCGGCCTCGGCATGGGCACGGCGATGATGACCTGCGTCTCGCTGGCCACGTCGAGCGTCGCGCCCCGGGACGCGGGCGCGGCCTCCGCGACCTTCAACACCGCCCAGCAGGTGGGCGGTTCCATCGGGACGGCGCTGCTCAACACGATCGCCGCGAGCGTCACGACCCGCTACGCGACCGCCCACGCCGGGCCCGGCGCCGACCGCCGCGCCCTCGCCTCCCGGGCCGCCGTGCACGGCTTCAACGTCGCCACCTGGTGGGCGATGGGCGCACTGCTGCTGGCCGCGCTGATCGCCGGGGTCGTGGTGAACGCCGACCGGATGCCCGCCGCGCAGGGACAACCGGCCCCGGTGCCCGAACCGGTGGACACCGTCGGCTGA
- a CDS encoding RNA polymerase sigma factor: protein MGQGGESRRVQVYDGELGAAVARAQEGDEVAFAVAYRMVQPGLLGYLRGIVGDDAEDVASDAWLEIARDLGRFRGDGAGFRGWTATIARHRALDHLRRQKVRPRATPLENEALELPGHHSTHDQALETLGTERALELVARLPRDQAEAVLLRVVVGLDGPAAARVLGKRPGAVRTAAHRGLRRLAQQIGADGTDNVTDEGADDGATGDVTPEGRRTLGDSG from the coding sequence TTGGGCCAGGGAGGGGAATCCCGCCGCGTACAGGTGTACGACGGTGAGCTCGGTGCGGCCGTGGCGCGGGCGCAGGAGGGGGACGAGGTCGCCTTCGCGGTCGCCTACCGGATGGTGCAGCCGGGCCTGCTCGGCTATCTGCGCGGGATCGTCGGGGACGACGCCGAGGACGTGGCGTCCGACGCCTGGCTGGAGATCGCCCGTGACCTCGGACGGTTCCGGGGGGACGGCGCCGGGTTCCGCGGCTGGACCGCGACCATCGCCCGGCACCGCGCGCTCGACCATCTGCGGCGCCAGAAAGTACGTCCCCGGGCCACCCCGCTCGAGAACGAGGCCCTGGAACTGCCCGGCCACCACAGCACCCACGACCAGGCGCTGGAGACCCTCGGCACCGAGCGCGCCCTGGAACTGGTCGCCCGGCTGCCCCGCGACCAGGCCGAGGCCGTACTGCTGCGGGTGGTCGTCGGCCTGGACGGACCGGCCGCCGCACGCGTCCTCGGCAAGCGCCCGGGGGCGGTGCGCACCGCGGCCCATCGCGGCCTGAGACGACTGGCGCAGCAGATCGGCGCCGACGGGACGGACAACGTCACGGACGAGGGCGCGGACGACGGCGCGACGGGCGATGTGACGCCCGAAGGCCGCCGGACGCTGGGGGATTCGGGATGA
- a CDS encoding type II toxin-antitoxin system RelE/ParE family toxin, with protein sequence MSEYRTVFRPEAQAELRKVPRDTALRILAKLTELESDPLGFSTTALVSQPGRRRLRVGDHRVIYTIDDGELVVWVVHVGHRSTVYET encoded by the coding sequence GTGAGTGAGTACCGCACCGTCTTCCGGCCCGAGGCACAAGCCGAACTCCGGAAAGTCCCCCGCGACACGGCGCTGCGCATCCTGGCCAAGCTGACGGAGCTGGAGAGCGACCCGCTCGGATTCAGCACCACGGCGCTCGTGTCCCAGCCCGGTCGCCGTCGCCTCCGAGTCGGCGACCACCGCGTCATCTACACCATCGACGACGGCGAACTGGTCGTATGGGTCGTTCACGTCGGACACCGCTCCACGGTCTACGAGACGTGA
- a CDS encoding type II toxin-antitoxin system Phd/YefM family antitoxin, translated as MTQMPIESIRDVRAHLAEVVERADRDDQPTVITRRGKEVAAVVSIDVLRKYQQWEEREINRIIDERMANRSAGVPIEDIMKETLARSE; from the coding sequence ATGACGCAGATGCCCATAGAGTCCATTCGTGACGTCCGCGCGCACCTTGCCGAAGTCGTCGAGCGAGCCGATCGCGATGACCAGCCCACCGTGATCACGCGACGAGGAAAAGAAGTCGCCGCCGTCGTCTCGATCGATGTCCTACGCAAGTACCAGCAGTGGGAAGAGCGCGAGATCAACCGCATCATCGACGAGCGGATGGCGAACCGCTCGGCCGGCGTCCCCATCGAGGACATCATGAAGGAAACCCTGGCGCGCAGTGAGTGA
- a CDS encoding RNA polymerase sigma factor — translation MLGDDAELTTAVLAAQDGDETAFRTVYRAVHPRLLGYVRTLVGDPDAEDVTSEAWLQIARDLERFSGDADRFRGWAARIARNRALDHIRMRGRRPAIGGDETELTGKAAESDTAGEAIEALTTDSTLSLIAQLPQDQAEAVVLRVVVGLDAKSAAETLGKRPGAVRTAAHRGLKRLAELIGGDPESAVALGAVPPPRESRTRAVTSAGVTHTRSRTQKDM, via the coding sequence GTGCTGGGGGACGACGCGGAGCTGACCACCGCGGTGCTTGCGGCGCAGGACGGGGACGAGACCGCGTTCCGGACTGTGTACCGCGCGGTGCATCCACGGCTGCTCGGATACGTACGGACGCTGGTCGGTGACCCGGACGCGGAGGACGTCACCTCCGAGGCCTGGCTGCAGATCGCCCGTGACCTGGAGAGGTTCAGCGGTGACGCCGACCGCTTCCGCGGGTGGGCCGCCCGGATCGCCCGTAACCGCGCCCTCGACCACATACGCATGCGCGGGCGCCGCCCCGCGATCGGCGGCGACGAGACCGAACTGACGGGCAAGGCCGCCGAGTCGGACACCGCGGGCGAGGCCATCGAGGCGCTGACCACCGACAGCACCCTCTCGCTGATAGCCCAGCTCCCGCAGGACCAGGCGGAGGCCGTGGTGCTGCGGGTCGTCGTCGGCCTCGACGCCAAGTCCGCGGCCGAGACCCTCGGCAAGCGGCCCGGAGCCGTCCGCACCGCGGCGCACCGGGGTCTGAAGCGGCTCGCGGAGCTGATCGGCGGCGATCCGGAATCCGCGGTCGCGCTCGGCGCGGTCCCCCCACCACGAGAGTCGCGCACACGCGCGGTGACGTCCGCCGGTGTGACGCATACGCGTTCGCGGACGCAGAAGGACATGTGA
- a CDS encoding L,D-transpeptidase family protein — MRITGRGRSLAALLALIAVSGCRAQAVDAHGTRTPVRATTGSAAASDDAKPSAGSAVPGAASRDPGPTASRTPPPKVLWSRGDRGRDVREVQARLRQLAWLFEGPTGTYDFATVTAVRGFQGKRGLARTGELDAVTWQRLLSMTHEPARWELYAFGGQPAAPPDPRCMTGRVLCVSKTSRTLRWMVDGRTVSVMDVRFGAQYTPTREGVFSVNFKSRYHVSTIYHTSMPYAMFFSGGQAVHYSADFAARGYAGASHGCVNVRDEGKIAALFAQVRTGDKVVVYW, encoded by the coding sequence ATGCGCATCACGGGCAGGGGAAGATCACTGGCCGCTCTGCTGGCGCTCATCGCGGTGAGCGGCTGCCGGGCTCAGGCCGTCGACGCGCACGGGACGCGGACGCCTGTGAGGGCGACGACCGGCTCCGCGGCCGCGTCGGACGACGCCAAACCGAGTGCGGGGAGCGCCGTGCCGGGTGCCGCGTCCCGGGATCCGGGCCCGACCGCTTCCAGGACACCACCTCCCAAGGTGCTGTGGTCCCGCGGCGACCGTGGCCGGGACGTCCGCGAGGTCCAGGCCCGGCTGCGCCAACTCGCCTGGCTCTTCGAGGGCCCGACGGGGACGTACGACTTCGCGACGGTCACCGCCGTACGCGGCTTCCAGGGCAAGCGGGGGCTCGCGCGCACCGGCGAGCTGGACGCCGTGACCTGGCAGCGGCTGCTGTCGATGACGCACGAGCCGGCCCGGTGGGAGCTGTACGCGTTCGGCGGACAGCCCGCGGCGCCGCCCGACCCGCGCTGCATGACCGGCCGGGTGCTGTGCGTCAGCAAGACGAGCCGCACCCTGCGCTGGATGGTCGACGGAAGGACCGTCTCGGTGATGGACGTGCGGTTCGGCGCGCAGTACACCCCGACCCGCGAGGGCGTGTTCAGCGTGAACTTCAAGTCCCGCTACCACGTGTCGACGATCTACCACACGTCCATGCCGTACGCGATGTTCTTCAGCGGCGGCCAGGCGGTGCACTACTCCGCCGACTTCGCGGCCCGCGGCTACGCGGGCGCCTCGCACGGCTGCGTCAACGTACGGGACGAGGGGAAGATCGCGGCGCTGTTCGCGCAGGTCCGCACGGGGGACAAGGTCGTCGTGTACTGGTGA